The Chiroxiphia lanceolata isolate bChiLan1 chromosome 24, bChiLan1.pri, whole genome shotgun sequence genome has a segment encoding these proteins:
- the UTP11 gene encoding probable U3 small nucleolar RNA-associated protein 11, translating into MSAAFRKAAKARQRPHRERAQPAARTKLGLLEKKKDYRLRAHDYHKKQNALRALQKKALDKNPDEFYFKMIRAELKDGVHVIKQPKDEVTPEQVKLMRTQDIKYVEMKRVAEAKKIERLKAELHLLDAAGSAPARHLFFVDTEREVQEFDIAAQLDTVPELVDRVYNRPTIATLQRETLKGATDPAHLKKLAQQRKNQYDLLRQRIEREKAMFVITQKIQTRKDLLDKTHKVKVKKETTTGPAIYKFKFQRKR; encoded by the exons ATGTCGGCCGCCTTCAGGAAAGCCGCCAAGGCGCGGCAGCGCCCGCACCGCGAGCGGGCCCAG CCCGCCGCTCGGACGAAGCTGGGCttgctggagaagaaaaaggactaCCGGCTCCGCGCGCA tgaCTACCACAAGAAGCAGAATGCTCTCAGAGCGCTGCAGAAGAAAGCTCTGGACAAGAACCCTGATGAGTTCTACTTCAAAATGATACGTGCAGAGCTCAAA GATGGAGTCCATGTAATAAAGCAGCCAAAGGATGAAGTGACCCCAGAGCAGGTGAAGTTGATGAGGACACAGGATATTAAATACGTAGAAATGAAAAGAGTGGCAGAAGCCAAG AAAATCGAGCGGCTGAAGGCAGAGCTCCACCTGCTGGACGCGGCGGGAAGCGCCCCGGCCCGGCACCTCTTCTTCGTGGACACCGAGCGCGAAG TTCAGGAGTTTGATATTGCCGCTCAGCTGGACACCGTTCCCGAACTCGTAGACAGAGTGTACAACCGACCAACCATTGCAACGCTGCAGAGAGAGACACTAAAGGGAGCTACTGATCCTGCCCACCTAAAG aaactaGCCCAGCAGAGGAAGAACCAGTATGACCTCCTGAGGCAGCGCATCGAGAGAGAGAAGGCCATGTTTGTCATCACACAGAAAATCCAGACACGGAAAGATCTCCTG gacAAAACTCATAAAgtaaaggtgaaaaaagaaacaacaactgGTCCAGCTATTTACAAATTCAAGTTTCAGCGGAAGCGTTAG